Proteins from one Listeria innocua genomic window:
- a CDS encoding putative quinol monooxygenase gives MIHIEAKIQVKPDFIESFLKEVELVIQNSLSEAGNHGYELVRSVKNASTFYLLEKWADEAAIQFHNSTEHYKRFKREIPAFLAFPTEVDVLTKI, from the coding sequence TTGATACACATAGAAGCGAAAATCCAAGTGAAACCAGACTTTATAGAATCATTTTTAAAAGAAGTGGAGCTAGTCATCCAAAATTCGCTCTCAGAAGCCGGAAACCATGGCTATGAATTAGTTCGTTCTGTGAAAAACGCATCTACCTTCTATCTCTTAGAAAAATGGGCAGATGAAGCTGCTATTCAATTCCATAATTCAACAGAGCACTATAAACGATTTAAACGGGAAATTCCTGCATTTTTAGCATTCCCGACCGAAGTGGATGTACTCACTAAAATTTAA
- a CDS encoding sensor histidine kinase, protein MKSLYSRIVVTMLVVILSSSLLGFFFANIYYQIKLKPFNDEKTAKIAEEVQQFYQSNASISLKEYLENVGELGYELYLTDGKDQSSYFGGAFRKKDLPNKTVQQVLAGETYHGIDTFDTGIFITGFFDNDVRNTIGVPVKADGEQLALFIRQDPEQQFGELRIFFAMILVFTSIISILFVLISGRYIVKPVVKLTNATKKIRRGNYDVALEVRRKDEIGQLADSFAKMASELEKSEAARQEFVANVSHELQSPLTSMQGFARLLGSGTLTEKEQKEYLTVLSEETTRLSSLTKQLLTLASLDQESELRKKEPVQLAEQWRQLIQMTEWSWREKELTINLELADINYSGDAELLYQVWSNLLNNAIKYTPESGDIQVRLYEETTNVFVEVWNSGAGISKEDMAKIFDRFYKASQSRTREEGSSGLGLSICKKIITLHHGEISVESNTEKGTTFIVRLPKN, encoded by the coding sequence ATGAAGTCATTATATAGTCGAATAGTTGTGACGATGCTAGTTGTCATTCTTTCCAGTAGCCTGCTCGGTTTTTTCTTTGCGAACATTTATTACCAGATAAAATTAAAACCTTTTAATGATGAAAAAACGGCTAAGATAGCTGAGGAAGTCCAACAATTTTATCAGTCGAATGCATCGATTTCTCTAAAAGAGTACTTGGAAAATGTAGGTGAACTTGGCTATGAACTGTATCTGACGGATGGCAAAGATCAATCGAGTTATTTCGGTGGTGCGTTTCGAAAAAAAGATTTACCTAACAAAACAGTTCAACAAGTGTTAGCGGGCGAGACTTATCACGGGATTGATACGTTTGATACGGGCATTTTTATCACAGGATTTTTTGATAATGATGTTAGGAATACAATTGGTGTTCCAGTTAAGGCGGACGGGGAGCAACTGGCGCTTTTTATACGTCAAGATCCGGAACAGCAATTCGGTGAACTTAGAATCTTTTTCGCGATGATACTTGTTTTCACATCTATTATTAGTATCTTATTTGTGCTTATTAGTGGCAGATACATAGTGAAACCAGTTGTGAAGCTTACGAATGCTACGAAAAAAATCCGGAGAGGAAATTACGATGTGGCGCTCGAAGTCCGGCGTAAAGACGAGATTGGTCAGCTGGCGGACTCGTTTGCCAAAATGGCGAGCGAACTCGAAAAATCTGAAGCAGCCCGTCAGGAATTTGTCGCAAATGTTTCTCATGAACTACAATCACCACTTACATCGATGCAAGGTTTCGCCAGACTTTTAGGTTCAGGAACACTAACCGAAAAAGAACAAAAAGAATATTTAACTGTTTTATCAGAGGAGACGACACGCCTTTCTTCTTTAACGAAACAGTTACTTACACTTGCTTCACTTGACCAAGAATCTGAGTTACGGAAAAAAGAACCAGTGCAATTAGCAGAACAGTGGCGCCAACTAATCCAAATGACTGAATGGAGTTGGCGAGAGAAAGAACTAACAATAAATCTAGAGTTAGCTGATATAAACTATTCTGGAGATGCCGAATTACTTTATCAAGTCTGGTCTAATTTATTAAACAATGCAATTAAATATACACCAGAGAGCGGGGATATTCAGGTACGCCTTTATGAAGAAACGACCAATGTTTTTGTTGAAGTCTGGAATAGTGGCGCTGGCATCAGCAAAGAAGATATGGCGAAGATTTTCGACCGTTTTTATAAAGCAAGTCAAAGTCGCACGCGAGAAGAAGGTTCAAGCGGCTTAGGCTTATCCATTTGCAAAAAAATAATTACGTTACATCATGGTGAAATCAGTGTTGAAAGTAATACTGAAAAAGGCACCACATTTATTGTTAGACTACCTAAAAACTAA
- a CDS encoding response regulator transcription factor, whose amino-acid sequence MKQILVVDDDRHILKLVGHYLRAEGFHVLEASDGVEGEKIVETEQVHLAVIDVMMPNMDGFELCKKLRISYPDIPVIMLTAKDALADKSRGFEVGTDDYVTKPFEPEELIFRIRALLRRSNQASEAKITIGNITIDQKSYGIKIGNQERMIPVKEFELLYQLASYPGRIFTREELIERIWQRDYDGSDRTVDVHIKRLRDHFDEEKDGIRIVTVRGVGYKLEETT is encoded by the coding sequence ATGAAACAAATTTTAGTAGTAGATGATGACCGGCACATTCTTAAACTTGTAGGGCACTATCTCCGGGCAGAAGGTTTTCATGTGTTAGAAGCTAGTGATGGCGTAGAAGGAGAAAAGATAGTGGAAACGGAGCAAGTTCATTTGGCGGTGATTGATGTGATGATGCCTAACATGGATGGCTTTGAACTATGCAAAAAATTGCGCATAAGCTATCCTGATATTCCCGTTATTATGCTGACAGCCAAAGATGCACTTGCAGATAAATCGCGCGGTTTTGAAGTGGGAACGGATGACTATGTCACTAAACCCTTTGAACCCGAGGAATTGATTTTTCGAATACGGGCTTTACTTAGACGTTCCAATCAGGCTAGTGAAGCAAAAATCACTATCGGAAATATCACCATCGACCAAAAAAGTTACGGCATAAAAATTGGCAACCAAGAACGGATGATTCCTGTAAAAGAATTTGAACTGTTATATCAATTAGCGAGCTATCCCGGTCGGATTTTTACTCGGGAAGAATTAATTGAACGGATTTGGCAACGCGATTACGACGGCAGTGACCGAACAGTAGATGTACATATTAAACGTTTGCGCGACCATTTTGATGAGGAAAAGGACGGGATTCGGATTGTCACGGTTCGCGGTGTTGGCTATAAATTGGAGGAAACAACATGA
- a CDS encoding ABC transporter ATP-binding protein: protein MTLMMKNISKNYQDGEQVIEVLKSVSLEVAQGEFVAIVGPSGAGKSTFLSIAGALLSPTEGEIAIGGTTLNNMSEKALTKVRLDKVGFIFQGANLIPYLNVRDQLLVIAELSGEKGSAAKERADKLLQELGLTARQNNYPESLSGGEKQRVAIARALMNDPDIILADEPTASLDANRGHKVVQMIADEVKQKNKAAIMVTHDERVLDLVDRVIRIEDGYLKAE, encoded by the coding sequence ATGACTTTAATGATGAAAAATATTTCTAAAAATTATCAAGATGGCGAGCAAGTCATCGAAGTATTGAAAAGTGTTTCTTTAGAAGTAGCGCAAGGAGAATTTGTTGCAATCGTCGGCCCATCTGGTGCGGGGAAAAGTACATTTTTATCAATCGCAGGCGCTTTATTATCTCCAACAGAAGGCGAAATTGCCATTGGTGGAACGACATTAAATAACATGTCTGAAAAAGCATTAACGAAGGTGCGACTCGACAAAGTTGGCTTTATTTTCCAAGGTGCCAACTTAATTCCTTACCTAAATGTTCGCGACCAACTACTCGTCATTGCGGAATTATCCGGTGAAAAAGGTAGCGCTGCGAAAGAAAGAGCAGATAAATTGCTTCAAGAATTAGGCTTAACCGCGCGCCAAAACAATTATCCAGAAAGCTTATCCGGCGGCGAAAAACAACGTGTTGCTATTGCTAGAGCGCTGATGAACGACCCCGATATTATTTTAGCAGACGAACCAACAGCTAGTTTAGATGCAAATCGCGGGCACAAGGTAGTTCAAATGATTGCAGATGAAGTAAAACAGAAAAATAAAGCTGCCATCATGGTTACACATGACGAACGAGTGTTAGATTTAGTCGATCGTGTCATTCGAATTGAAGATGGCTATTTAAAAGCAGAATAA
- a CDS encoding ABC transporter permease, protein MFLALRELKHSKLRYILIGLIMVLIAWLVLFVTGLANGLANDNGAAISSNKATYYVLQKDSDNRLTRSNLTAAETESVAKQLKKSESTNLGVQMGTITPPNKDKKTDITFFGIDKTGFMKPTISEGTEPEKTKEVVADISLKESGYKLGSKLKDSATGETFTITAFTKNNTFSHSPVIFVDWHAWKLVHQTNQAAEGEYNAVALNVSRDTAKNLSIGSMELSSSKEVLQGIPGYSEEQGSLLMMIAFLFVIAAFVLAAFFYVITIQKINQFGILKAVGARTAYLGRSIVTQVVFLSVVSLLIGNGLTFGLAAILPASMPFTLSPILAIGCSALFLVVAVIGSMLSLYRVAKVDALEAIGRAN, encoded by the coding sequence ATGTTTTTGGCATTAAGAGAATTAAAACACTCAAAACTACGCTATATTTTAATCGGATTAATTATGGTATTAATTGCTTGGCTCGTTTTGTTTGTTACAGGACTAGCGAATGGACTTGCAAATGATAATGGAGCGGCGATTTCATCAAATAAAGCAACCTATTATGTACTGCAAAAAGACTCAGATAATCGCTTAACGAGGTCCAATTTAACCGCAGCTGAAACAGAAAGCGTAGCAAAGCAACTTAAAAAATCAGAAAGCACCAACTTAGGTGTACAGATGGGAACAATCACACCACCCAATAAAGACAAAAAAACAGACATTACTTTTTTCGGTATAGATAAAACGGGCTTTATGAAACCGACCATCTCAGAAGGAACAGAGCCAGAGAAAACAAAAGAAGTAGTAGCTGATATTTCTTTAAAAGAGTCTGGTTATAAATTAGGCAGCAAACTCAAAGATAGCGCAACAGGAGAAACGTTCACTATTACTGCTTTCACCAAAAATAACACATTTAGCCATTCCCCGGTTATTTTCGTTGATTGGCACGCTTGGAAATTAGTTCATCAAACGAACCAAGCCGCAGAAGGAGAATATAACGCTGTAGCACTAAATGTCTCTCGGGATACTGCTAAAAATCTATCAATCGGCTCGATGGAATTGTCTTCAAGTAAAGAAGTACTTCAAGGCATTCCGGGTTATTCAGAAGAACAAGGTTCGCTACTGATGATGATTGCCTTTTTATTCGTCATCGCCGCATTTGTTCTAGCTGCTTTCTTTTACGTTATTACGATTCAAAAAATCAATCAATTTGGTATTTTAAAAGCAGTTGGCGCACGAACAGCTTATTTAGGTCGGAGCATCGTTACCCAAGTTGTTTTCTTATCTGTCGTCAGCTTATTGATTGGAAATGGCCTAACATTTGGACTGGCGGCAATTTTGCCAGCTAGCATGCCGTTTACACTTAGTCCAATACTTGCAATCGGTTGTTCCGCATTATTCCTAGTTGTAGCAGTCATCGGATCAATGTTATCACTCTATCGTGTAGCCAAAGTGGACGCGTTAGAAGCAATTGGGAGGGCAAACTAA
- a CDS encoding InlB B-repeat-containing protein produces MYARFTVKSYTATFDKDGTTTTQTVNYDSLIQAPTEPTKAGYIFTGWYDAETGGNKWDFTAKKMPAKNVTLYARFSANAYTATFDKDGTTTTQAVDYDSLITEPTAPTKDGYTFDGWYDAETGGNKWDFAAKKMPAKNITLYARFSTNAYTATFDKDGTTTTQAVDYDSLITEPTAPTKDGYTFDGWYDAETGGNKWNFAAKKMPAKNVTLYARFSTNAYTATFDKDGTTTTQAVDYDSLLTEPTAPTKEGHTFDGWYDAETGGNKWDFAANKMPAKDVTLYARFTVKSYTATLNGEEVTTQTVDYQGLLQEPPALTKAGYTFDGWYDAETGGNKWDFATNKMPANDLALYARFTQNPVVPVDPVNPVNPVNPINPVNPVNPVNPVNPVNPVNPVNPVNPVNPVNPIQPADPAHQDDLMDDILPATENTNITATIKPANDPVKKTKQSKELPKTGDQENILYLLIGLLLIAGTFGFFKKMSHK; encoded by the coding sequence CTGTACGCTCGTTTTACAGTCAAATCATATACAGCAACATTTGACAAAGACGGAACGACAACGACACAAACAGTCAATTATGATAGCCTGATTCAAGCGCCGACAGAGCCAACAAAAGCCGGTTATATATTTACTGGTTGGTATGATGCCGAAACAGGTGGAAACAAATGGGATTTCACAGCGAAAAAAATGCCAGCGAAAAACGTCACATTATATGCCCGTTTTAGTGCAAATGCTTATACAGCAACATTTGATAAAGATGGAACAACAACGACACAAGCTGTTGATTACGACAGTCTAATTACAGAACCAACAGCCCCAACAAAAGACGGCTACACATTTGATGGTTGGTATGATGCCGAAACAGGTGGAAATAAATGGGATTTCGCTGCGAAAAAAATGCCAGCGAAAAACATCACATTATATGCCCGTTTTAGTACAAATGCTTATACAGCAACATTTGATAAAGACGGAACAACAACGACACAAGCCGTTGATTACGACAGTCTGATTACGGAACCAACAGCACCGACTAAAGACGGCTACACATTTGATGGTTGGTATGATGCCGAAACAGGCGGAAACAAATGGAATTTCGCAGCGAAAAAAATGCCAGCGAAAAACGTTACATTATATGCCCGTTTTAGCACAAATGCTTATACAGCAACATTTGATAAAGACGGAACAACAACGACACAAGCCGTTGATTACGACAGTCTGCTTACAGAACCGACAGCGCCAACAAAAGAAGGCCACACATTTGATGGTTGGTATGATGCGGAAACAGGTGGAAACAAATGGGACTTTGCAGCAAATAAAATGCCAGCAAAAGACGTTACGCTATATGCCCGTTTTACCGTTAAATCATATACTGCCACACTTAATGGTGAAGAAGTTACAACACAAACAGTTGACTACCAAGGATTACTACAAGAACCGCCAGCACTTACAAAAGCTGGTTATACATTTGATGGTTGGTATGATGCCGAAACAGGTGGTAATAAATGGGATTTTGCTACAAACAAAATGCCTGCTAATGATTTAGCCTTATATGCGCGCTTTACCCAAAATCCAGTAGTTCCGGTAGACCCGGTAAATCCAGTAAACCCGGTAAATCCGATAAACCCAGTAAACCCAGTAAACCCAGTAAACCCAGTAAACCCAGTAAACCCAGTAAACCCAGTAAACCCAGTAAACCCAGTAAACCCAGTAAATCCGATTCAACCAGCAGATCCAGCACATCAAGACGATCTAATGGATGACATCTTACCGGCAACTGAGAACACAAACATTACTGCTACGATAAAACCAGCTAATGACCCTGTTAAGAAAACAAAACAAAGTAAAGAATTACCAAAAACAGGCGACCAAGAAAATATCCTTTATTTATTAATAGGGTTATTACTAATCGCTGGAACGTTTGGCTTTTTCAAAAAAATGTCTCATAAATAA